The DNA sequence AAGTAAAACGCCCCTTGCGGCTTGACGCATGTAAACCCTGGAATTTGCACAAGCTTGTCGTAAATGATATGGAGCCGCTCTTCAAACGCTCGGCGCATTTCTTCTACCGGATCCTGCGGGCCGCTGTACGCGGCGATGGCCGCGTATTGGGCGATTGACGTCGGGTTGGATGTACTGTGGCTCGCCAAGTCGGTCATCGCTTTGATGATTTCTTTTGGACCTGCTGCATACCCGATGCGCCATCCCGTCATCGAATGCGACTTCGACACCCCGTTGATGATGACGGTCTGCGCTTTCAGCTCCGGCGCCAGCTCAGCGATCGAGACATGCTTCGCTCCGCCGTAAATCAGCTTTTCATAAATTTCGTCGGAGACGATCAAGAGGCCGTATTCTAAGCAAATGTCACCGAGCGCCTTCAGTTCTTCGGCCGTGTAAATCATGCCGGTCGGGTTGCTCGGCGAGTTGATGATGACCGCCTTCGTCCGCGGCGTGATCGCCTGCTTCAGCTGCTCTGGCGTAATTTTGAAATCGTGTTGTTCCAGCCCTTCCACATAAACGGGAACGCCGCCGGCGAGCTTCACTTGTTCCGGGTAGCTGACCCAATACGGCGTCGGGATGATGACCTCATCGCCCTCGTCGAGCAGCACTTGAAAGAGGGTGTAAAGGGCGTGCTTCGCCCCGACGCATACAATCACTTCCGCCGGCTCATACTCAAGCCCTTGATCGCGGGCAAACTTTTTG is a window from the Geobacillus stearothermophilus ATCC 12980 genome containing:
- a CDS encoding pyridoxal phosphate-dependent aminotransferase, producing the protein MKLAKRVASLTPSATLAITAKAKELKAAGYDVIGLGAGEPDFNTPRHILDAAVRAMNEGHTKYTPSGGLPALKAEIIKKFARDQGLEYEPAEVIVCVGAKHALYTLFQVLLDEGDEVIIPTPYWVSYPEQVKLAGGVPVYVEGLEQHDFKITPEQLKQAITPRTKAVIINSPSNPTGMIYTAEELKALGDICLEYGLLIVSDEIYEKLIYGGAKHVSIAELAPELKAQTVIINGVSKSHSMTGWRIGYAAGPKEIIKAMTDLASHSTSNPTSIAQYAAIAAYSGPQDPVEEMRRAFEERLHIIYDKLVQIPGFTCVKPQGAFYLFPNARKAAEMAGCRTVDEFVAVLLEEAKVALVPGSGFGAPDNVRLSYATSLEALETAVERIRRFMEARA